The DNA region TCACTTCTCCTTTAGCATCAATTCACAGGGCAGAACTAGATATGGTGATGGCCTTGCCTTTTTCCTTGCACCTGCAGGTTCAAGAATTCCTGAGAACACAACCAGAGGTGGCAGTCTTGGCCTTACAAGTAATACTCAACGACTGAATACATCGAGTAATCATTTTGTAGCTGTGGAGTTTGATACGTATCGGAACGTCCAGTATGACCCAATGTGCGACCACGTAGGTATTGATATCAAATCTATGCAATCTGTTGTTAATGTGACCTGGTTTAGTAGCATTCCGGATGGTAGGAGAACTGATGCCTGGATTAGCTATAACTCGACCTCAAAAAATCTTAGTGTTGCCTTCACTGGTTTCAAACTCCAAGGAAATACCACTGTCACTGTCCAGCAAAGCCTATCTCACAATCTTGATCTGAGAGAATACTTGCCTGAATGGGTCACTTTTGGCTTCACAGGTGGAGCTGGACTTGTCTTTGCAATACAAAGAATCTATTCTTGGAACTTTACTTCTTCTTTAGAAATTAATGACAACATAACAGATCCAGGGGTAGCCTTACCAATCCCAAAGCCAGAGGAGACTCCAAGCAAAAGTAAGTTAGGACTTGTGATTGGATTGGTTTCTGGTGGTTGTGTTTTGGTTGCAGTAtctgttttggtgttgtttgtatTTTGGAGAAAGAGGAAGTTgagagaagatgaagatgatgatgatagCTTTGATGGTTCCATGGCTaatgaatttgaaagaagtaCAGGACCAAAGAAGTTCCTCTACAGTGAGTTGGTTAGATGTACAAATAACTTTGCGGGGGAAGGGAAGCTTGGGGAGGGTGGGCTCGGGGGTGTTTATAAAGGACATCTCAGGGAATCCAATTCCTATGTTGCTGTTAAAAGGATTTCAAGGGGGTCAAGACAAGGAATAAAAGAGTTCGCTTCTGAAGTGAGGATCATTAGCCGGTTAAGACATAGACATTTGGTGCAACTCATTGGCTGGTGCCATGAGAAAAGAGAACTTCTACTTGTCTATGAGTTTATGTCTAATGGAAGCCTAGATTTCCATCTTTTCAAGGGAAAAAGCCATTTGACATGGCCAATAAGATACAAGATTGCTCAAGGCTTGGCCTCGGCGCTGCTATATCTACATGAAGAATGGGAACAATGTGTGGTGCATAGGGACATAAAGGCAAGCAATATTATGTTGGATTCCAATTTCAATGCCAAACTTGGGGATTTTGGTTTAGCTAGACTAGTTGACCATGAAAAGGGATCCCAGACAACAGTTTTGGCAGGTACTATGGGCTACATGGCCCCCGAATGTGCCACCACTGGGAAAGCTAGCAAGGAAACAGATGTCTATAGCTTTCGTATTGTCGCGTTAGAAATAGCTTGTGGAAGAAAACCTATTGACCGTAAAGCTGAATCAGATCATCAAGTAAACATTGTTGATTGGGTTTGGAGTCTTTATGGGATGGGAAATCTTAACGAAGCAGCTGATCCTAAACTCTCATTAGAGTTCAATGAAATGGAGATGAAGCACTTGTTAATTGTTGGTTTATGGTGTGCTCATCCAGATAGCAATTGTAGGCCTTCTATCAGGCAAGCAATTCATGTCCTTAATTTTGAAGCTCCATTGCCCACCCTCCCTCCAAACATGCCTGTTCCAACATATTGCAGTCCATCACAACATTTATCAAGTGCTTCATTGTCTTCATCTTCAGCATCAATCTTGTACCCACGTTGAAATTGCCTTGCTAAGATATTTTAATCACTGGCATACGGCTTACTTTTGATTGATTATGAGAAAACAAGTACTGCTAGAATAGATGTGGTACTGGATGTTTACAAAAAGTTATGAGCTTCAACTCTCTCACCTTTTTAATGGCTTCAAATGTTCACAGGAGAAACAGAAACTAGAGAACATACTAAGATAAATGAATCTAGAGAAAACTTCTTCAAAAGGGATAAAGTTTACAAAGTGCACCAGTTTAAGTTTCAGGTTGCTCCGTGATTCTTTTAGCGCGTAAAAAGTTTCTTCCTGTCTAACTGGTAATGCATGTTGATCTTAACTTGCATTAAGAAtttctatcttgcatatttaGCTTGTTTTGATGAGCCTAATCTTGCCTTCATATACAGTTAATTTTCATCTTGCACTCTTTCCTAGGGTTAAAAATTCCAACCTGTTAGAGCTCAGCTGCTTCATCTCTTGACATGTGTTCCATCGCTTTGATATCTACCAAAACAGGACCAGCCCCTTCACAGTGTCTGTTGTTGAAATGCTTAATAATTCTTGTCTCTTCTTACTCGGAATTCTTTTCCACATAAATGTATAGGTTTTTGCATGCAACGGAAGCACAAATGTATATTTCGGAAGAGCAAGAggttatttttttcttaattttactGGCGGCGCATTTGTGCTGGTGGTAGAGCAAGATAAGGAACAAGCGGGAACAACACAGGTCCTCTAAAGACACCGCTCATAAGAAAACATAATATGGTGGAAAAGTTGCAGTTTTTGCATACATCAAAATTCACGTTtaaagaggaagtcaagaataTATTCTCAGACCACACAGCTCGAAATGGTGGGTGGTTTCACTTGTATTCTGCTCTCAGCAGCAGATTAGCATTTGGTGAATCCTTCGATACTTTTAGCATAGAAACCTAGAGCCACCACTCCTGGTAACGAGGTCCTAATATATGAGTAAATCTAATAAATCCTACTATTTGGGTTTGTGTATTCAATGATGTACTAATACTAATGCACTAAATTTGatttaataaatataaagattTAAATATTTAGAATAATAGATATAGATCATAATGGATGGTTTTCACAAACCAAAATTTGAGAATCATAGAAAATAAGAAATTTGAAGGACAAAAATACCAAATGGGTCAAAAGGTAATGTTGATAACAtccaatttccttaattaaaaaaaaaaggctaCTAGTTGGTTGACAGAAGCTCCCACATTTTAGATTCCTCAATACAATCATTCCTCTGCAGCTTCTACACAATTTGATATTCATGAATTTGTTATTAGCACTGCTTGTTCAAGTTGTCGAAGATGCCGGGCATGCTTCTTTCCCATCTTATGGTCCTCCATCACCTTTTCAGACAAGGTCCCTACCTTGCATGTCTCACACCAAAATTTGAACTCTCTATTCTCATGCTCCTTACTGTTTTGCTTTTCATGAGTTGTATTATATACATTTTTTCTCAAGTCATCTGCATTGTCATCTATCAACAAGGATGGTGCATCATTGTCGTTTGGCCCTAATGAGCATTCTTCTGATTTCTGCCCTATTCTCAGATCATTGCAAGATTCCACAAACTGGATGGATTTAGGTTTATTTTGTAAAGGATCAATGTTGTAGTTTTTCTCATCCTTCTCTGCTCTAAAAGCAGCCTCCTTCTTTTTGTGTTTCTTTCCTTGGAGATGCTCATTCAGGTCACCTTCGCTTGTAGTACTTATCTGACAATGTGCACAACTCCACACTTTAACATTTTCCTTTAGAGAACTGCTTGATGAAGGCTTGGAAGTTGGTGTTACAACTTCCAATTTTGGTCCAGGGAAAATTGTGTCAGGCTTAGCCTGCACCAATGTCAAAAGAAGCAATTCTCATAAACTTAAGCACCTCATAAATGGTTTACATATCTGAAAGCCTATTGACAATTTAATAAACATTAAATGAATGTCGTAAAGCAACACCAGCTCGTACTGAAGTGGTCATATTTGTAGTCATGTAGTGCATGATAATTTAAAGAAATGGACCTTGAGCCTAACTCAACCCTAAAATCTACCTCATGAAGGGAGGATTGTCAAGACCATATAAGATGACCACAACCCATTCcctcaaccaatgtgggacttgaCACTCCCCCACATGCCTAGGACGGGAAACAGGAGCGTGGATAACATAATATGGGCGCCCAACATTGAGAAACATAACAACAATGATCGGATGGGTCTAGCTCGGATACCATgttaccaaacaaggtattagaGGAATGTTGTATGTATTATTTCAAGAGATTCAAGATACAAATACAATTACAGTGTATCTAAATAAGGGATGAATCAAAGAAGAACATCCTACAAATCTGCTAGCTATATATGGCTATGCACGTTCATAACAAGTCTAATTTATTCTTGTAAGAAATATCTTCGCAAACAGGACCACCCTCTTCACACTCTGCCTGTTTAGGGGCACTAAGATTGTTATATGGGATTTTTGAGGAATGAAAGCATGTGAACAGGTGAAATGCTTTTCACTACAGAAGAATTAAgggaaattatgggtttagtagTTAACTAAGGAAAAAACATAATTTTTGATACTTTATTTAATACAAGACAACTAATAGCCGCAGGACGTAACCAATATTCACATACATACAATAGTTTATGGGTTGGAAGGTACACTACGTCTGTGCAGAGAAGCAATCATAAATTTGCTGGAAATAAGCAAATCTCATCAACTAGTGCATGGTATCACTATATTATGCAAAACATTCAATCAGTACTCAACTGCTAATATAATTTTCAGATTTACTATGAAATGTAAACGCAAAAATAGTAGCAGCATAAGAAGTTAATGAATGTTTCATACAGTATATGGATTATTATGGAGTAAGGAACAACAGCTGAGACACCTGGCTGGGGGTGAGTATTCCTGCTTTATCACAAATGTCTGTAGCCTTGATCCCTTCCCCATGATGATTCAAACTATGATCCTTGGACTGCAAATTGGAGATCATCATATTTACACGGAGAATGAGTATTGGAAAGAATCAATTTGATAATAAACTGGCTACTCTTTGATAAAGTAACATCTGACATACCTTGTTTGCAATAAGTTCCTCTGGTGCACTACATTCATTCTCTTCTGCCACAGCCGTAGAACTCATTGTTTTTTGGAGTTTGACCAAGTGCTCCCTCCCGTTAAGATCTGCAGCTGTACAAATTTCGCCAGGGCACCACATGTTACAAGTACCACACCACAGCTTAGAATTATGAACAGAAACATCAGCATATTCTTCAGTTGCTTCGGCTTTTTTTGCTGATAAGTACCTGATAGGTGGActttttctttcaattcttcATTAGTACTGTGCTCTGATCGTACTGCAGCGGCATGCTTAACTTCCTCCTGCTTAAGCTGATTTACCTGATTTGTTGGAGCTGCTGTTTCATTGACCTGTGTTCCTGTCGTTTTCTTCTCAATCCAAATTAGATTTTCCCTTACACTTTTAACCTGCAGTCACACAAGGGACATTCTAATCACTGACAATACCATTTACTTTTGATTGATTATAGAAAAACAACTACTGTCAGAATAAATGTGGTACTGATGTTTACAAAAAAATTATGAGCTTCAACTCTCCCCCCTTTCTAGTGGCTTCAAATGTTCGCGGGAGAAACAGAGACACGAGAGCATACTAAGATAAATGAATGTAGTGCAAACTTTAAAACAGATTGATTTTACAAAGTACACTAGTTTTAGTTTCAGGATGCTCAGTGATTGTTTTAGCATATACAAAGTTTCTTCTAGATTTAAGTGATAATGCACTTGATCTCAACGTGCATTATCAATTTCCATCTTGCACATTTAGCTTGATTGATGAGCCTAATATTTCCTCCATATACAGTTAGTTTTCATCTTGCCCTCTTCCCTACTTGGCCACCAAGAGTATTGAGCAGCTAATTAGAGAAATCTCATGGGAAATCAAGCTCTCCTATTGTAGTTGATCATCACTAAACAGCTTGCGTAATGTTTTAATCTATCGTTTTCCAGATAATTGAGTGCAGAATAATGTGTTAACTGATAACATCCAAAAAAGTAACCAATGAAATTCTAGGATTAAAAACTACAACATGTTTGGGCTCAGCTGCTTCATGTTTTGCCATGTGTTCCATCGTTTTGATATCTTTCCAAAAGGAACCAGCCCCTTCACACACTATCTGTTTTTTTGGATAACGTAAAGAAAATTTCATCAGAAATCATACCAAGAAGGTAGTAACTAGTAAGAATTATAAAACAAGGAAAATTTCAATTCTCCACTACGTTCCATGCTATCCAAAAAAACCAAATTTGTGTCATGCCCTCTACCATATGAACCTTAAACCAACAGTATAATTTTAAGAAACATCTATTCCTCACAACCGTCTAGTTTGGGGCACTATGATTGTTATTTACGAGATTTTAAGGAATGACAGCATCTGAACAGACAAAATGATTTTCACTACTAAATCTGTTGTCAACAAAGGAAAATTCACTCTTTGATGCAATTTTTGCGAAGACGGATAGCTGCATAATGTTACACGCAACCTATTCCTCATGTTCATTCAAAAGTTTATGACTTGGAAGGGACACTGCATCTATGCAATCGAAGCAGAATTCATGAACTTGATGGAAATAAGCTTCAAAAATTAGTGCATGATATCATAAACATGCACACCATTAAATCTGTACTCAACTGCTAATGCAGCTTTATAACTCATTATGGAGTGTAAACGCCAATAAAGCAGCATGACAAGAAGTTAAAAATTGTTTCATACAGTACTGGGAGCTTGGAACAACATGTAAGCACCTGGTTGGGTATAAGCATTCCTGCTTCATCACTAGCATCAATAGTCTTTATCTCTTCAACATAATGATTCAAACTATAATCCTTGGACTGCAAATAGGATATCATGATAAGTACACTAACAATGCTTGTTAAAACAATTCAGTAGTCAAGTCAAAGTTGCTATATAATTCAGTGGACTATGTTTACTTTTGCTTCTGTAACGGTGGTAATCTAACTTTTGGTGACTGAAATGGATTAACAGTCTTAATTCTCATATAACTAGCTGATGTACACCAAAACAAGTGTGCGTCCAATTTTTGTATTGAACTGGCTACTCCGTGCTGAAGTACCATTTGACATACCTTGCTTGCAATAAGTTTCACCAGATCATCAGATCCATTTTCCTCGAGATACCTCTCTGCCATAGCCAGAAACGATTTATAATCGAGAGATGGATCCTCCATTGGCTTGTTAAGCCAGTCAGTGACAATTTGAAGGTTGACAGACAAGCACGAATATAGAAGGCGTTGGTAAACATAACAAGAACCATAAAACTGAGTGATAACAGCGTCCAGTTTCACCAGCAAACTTGGATGAAtaagattttgataaaaataacacGCGCCATTAAACTGAGGTATTACCAGCCAACATATggtaattaattttatatatggCCACAGAGGAACCCTGCCAAAGTAAGTGGAAAGACATTAGCATATGCAACATGAGTTGTTACTCATGTTCAACCCATGCATATAGCACGAATTTCAAGAAATGTTTCAAGAAACTCTCCAGCTCTTGAAATCCTCAACTCACCAAGGGAATTTAAGAAACGCAAACAAGAAGATATATCACTACCAATATTAAAGAGTAACCGAAATAAGTGTATTATAAAACTTGAGGTTCACCTGAAAGTAATAGATTCCGTTCACAATTTGGTTCAATGAGTCAATATGAGGGTATGGTTACCTAAACAAAACGTAATTACCAGAGTGGGGTATACAAGCACGAGAATTTGCATGTGAAACATATACTTATCCTTTTGTTTTTAGCATCAAGTAGATAAATGCCCATGAAGTGAGACCACTAATTGAGAATATCATAAATTAGTTAACCATTAATGGCATAGACTTTGCTCTTATTTTTCTTCAAAGACACAGGAAATGTTTGCCAATAATCTCACAATGAAGTGTCAATATTGGCAAGAGTTCCTATTTCCATACAATTTAAAGAGGGTGAGAAAAGGAACACTTGTACAATAAACACTACAAAGCCAGCTAAAAGTACACCACATTACCATTCGATAAGTTTCTCAAATACGTGCTCGAACAgagaaataaaggaaaagatGGTCCAATATGTAATTAGCTTCCTCATGTGATACTCGGAGCCAGTCTCAATCGCTCGGATTGAAGCACATCTGCAATTCCACACAAAAATTGGTGAATATTTCCAGCAACAGGATAAATAATACACCAAGAAACTAAATTTGGACAATCGAAGCATTCAATACTTGAAATTCTGAAATGGCTTCGGGTGCATTTGGCATGAAGAAAAACATGGCAAATGTTTCCATAAAAATGTATTGTAAGGAAATTGCTTCCTGTAAAAAATTCTTTCTCCGAGAAATTATTTACTAGATTATTTAATTGGTCGGGTGTAGAAGTGGGTGACATGCTGAGGGGATTTAGCAAACCCAATAGCTTTGGCTCAGACCCTGTATATGTTACAAATTCTAATAAATAAGtacaaataattaaatttgagaCCAATAAATCAAATGGGTTGTTGGTAGAATTTCAAACTTGAACCCACAAAGTTCGAATTCTATATTCGTCTCTGGTGACACACGGTAATGGTATAAGTCAACAATTGggatatttttaaagaaaaaaggtTTTCATCCATATATGGAATTGTAAGATCACATAGTATATGGAGTATAGCCCGGTGGTCAATGGAGTGGGAGGGGAACTATGAAATTTTAGGTTCAAATCTCAAAAAGGAACAAAAGAACAGTAAAGTGATTTCATTCCATCTGCCTAAGCCTTGGTGGCCATAGATCATAATTACTCGATACCTAGTTGACTAATCGAGGTGCACCAAGCTAGCTCGAAAACAACAGTGGCGGATGTAGATTATGCCCGCCGGGTTCATCTGAAACCAGTACTTTTGACATGGAACATAAATTTATATGtacaaattcattaaaattgcaacaAATGGTAGGTCTGAAcgcataactttaaaaatacaatgAATTCAGtgctaaaaaacttaaaagttgaacccaCAGAATCCAAATCCTGGACACGCCTCTGGAAAACCACCATCGTCATTAGGGGAAAAAAGGATCACATACTGTGCTACCACAATGTGCAAATTAAATGGAATTAcaaagaataaaggaaagtgaGTAAGGAATAATGGGAAATTCCCAAGACTTACAGAGGATATCCCAGAGCAAGTACAGGCCTGCAAATTTGGTACAGTACATCATGAAAACAAGAGTATAAATACACAATCACATACATGCAAAATAAGTACTTGAATATTTAGAATGGGGAAAACAATAATCAGCATTAATCTGCAAGCTGCAAAGCTAAAATCTTCTTTACTACCTTCACAAAATTTTTTATACCCAagtttccatttttaccaaacaGCACTATAATGGAGAAAGTAAACGAACTTACCAAGCTAGGAAATCGATTATTAGAAACGCAAATCCGAGAAAACTCATTCTGGAAAATTTTCTTCTCAGCTGGAGTTGTCTGAAGTTGTTGAGTTTCTATGATCATTATGAAGAGGAAAAGCAGTAAACAGTTTTCGAAATAGGTCTTTTCTTGTGCAGTAATAACAGAAATACCCTAATAATGGTAACTTTGGAAAATTAATAAAATTGACCTTTCTTTAATCCCGTTAAATCAGATTTGTGCCCTAACACTAATTTTTTTAACACCAAAAATAGAATAATCAAATATTGTATTCAGTTAAATTATAGTACTAAGTAAAACttagtgtatataacttaaaatattttaacaaaaagtATTCTATATTCTCCTTATATAAGTCACAGTTAGCTTAAAAGTGTTTTTTGTAGCCTTCACCTTTACCATTTCTTTATAGTTTTGAAATGGTAGCTCATTAATcaaatattaaaagaaaaaagaggactaaaatttttaattttttttaaaaaaggaactTGCTTAGAACAAGAACTTCCATCAATTGTTAACGTGATACCTAAACATTGTAAGTACTAAGTATTCCTTTTACCAACTAAGCAATAAAACTAATTACATGAGTCTACTAATTAATCTCTATGTAGCTAGTTCATTGTCTATACTTTTCAGGATCAGTGGTGCAGGTGGAGGTGACCGAACAGAGGCGTGACAAATGGCCCTAGGATATCACAATCACGACATTCACTATAAGGGCCTAAAATTTCTATGGATAAAGcactatatataaatatatcaaaaagtaTTAATAATGTTTAtatttattaaagaaattgatatATCATTTGTTATATAAAGGGTTACACTATTAGAGGAGAAACTTTTTTTAATAAGTCATTCTCAGTTATCTATAgttctatactatattaaaaacgcGAATACCCTAAGCGAAATATCGCTCGGCTTTTTTTACCCTTGAAATATAAAGTTCATACTACATAAAATggtcattttaaatatttttctaatatttaggagcTAGAAATTCGTTGAGATTTGGTTATTAAATATTTCATTCTTTAAATTAGATACCtaaaatttaggactttaaaattgattaaaattttaTCTTGAATAATATTTAAAAAGTCAACTAATATTTACCTTCAATAAACGTTACTACAAAGTTTATAGACTTGAAGTAGTTCTATATGGAATTGAAAAGTAACAGCGTAATGGTACTCCATTTATTCATGATGAACAAAATAAGTTTTAACAACGATGAGAAGTATTTTTGAAGAATAATTTTACTTTACTTGGTATTTGCAACAAATTACATTAATTTATTCTAATTACGTGATAAATAATGTGAgactataattttaaaaaaaaaactacaaaaaaaatggtgtttcacttttctttaaattttgtcTTCTTCAATCAATCTAGACTATTATAAAAGTTTGAAACTTCAACGAGAAATTGATCAacctttttatcatttaaataaatttcatagTAGAAAAAATCAtcgtttaattattattttttaatatttagggcATAAATTTACTAAAGTTTGACTcttaaatcttttttttatttgaaccatatagaaaatcataatatttaggAA from Nicotiana tabacum cultivar K326 chromosome 24, ASM71507v2, whole genome shotgun sequence includes:
- the LOC107779148 gene encoding uncharacterized protein LOC107779148 isoform X2; the encoded protein is MSFLGFAFLIIDFLAWPVLALGYPLCASIRAIETGSEYHMRKLITYWTIFSFISLFEHVFEKLIEWVPLWPYIKLITICWLVIPQFNGACYFYQNLIHPSLLVKLDAVITQFYGSCYVYQRLLYSCLSVNLQIVTDWLNKPMEDPSLDYKSFLAMAERYLEENGSDDLVKLIASKSKDYSLNHYVEEIKTIDASDEAGMLIPNQVKSVRENLIWIEKKTTGTQVNETAAPTNQVNQLKQEEVKHAAAVRSEHSTNEELKEKVHLSAADLNGREHLVKLQKTMSSTAVAEENECSAPEELIANKSKDHSLNHHGEGIKATDICDKAGILTPSQAKPDTIFPGPKLEVVTPTSKPSSSSSLKENVKVWSCAHCQISTTSEGDLNEHLQGKKHKKKEAAFRAEKDEKNYNIDPLQNKPKSIQFVESCNDLRIGQKSEECSLGPNDNDAPSLLIDDNADDLRKNVYNTTHEKQNSKEHENREFKFWCETCKVGTLSEKVMEDHKMGKKHARHLRQLEQAVLITNS
- the LOC142177961 gene encoding L-type lectin-domain containing receptor kinase IX.1-like gives rise to the protein MVVFSSLSALKYYLVFLLVIIPFVTSLSFNFDSFRPSDQNVTYERDAYLADGAIQLTTDLINRDINATIGRATYSKPLHLWDKASGNVTDFSTHFSFSINSQGRTRYGDGLAFFLAPAGSRIPENTTRGGSLGLTSNTQRLNTSSNHFVAVEFDTYRNVQYDPMCDHVGIDIKSMQSVVNVTWFSSIPDGRRTDAWISYNSTSKNLSVAFTGFKLQGNTTVTVQQSLSHNLDLREYLPEWVTFGFTGGAGLVFAIQRIYSWNFTSSLEINDNITDPGVALPIPKPEETPSKSKLGLVIGLVSGGCVLVAVSVLVLFVFWRKRKLREDEDDDDSFDGSMANEFERSTGPKKFLYSELVRCTNNFAGEGKLGEGGLGGVYKGHLRESNSYVAVKRISRGSRQGIKEFASEVRIISRLRHRHLVQLIGWCHEKRELLLVYEFMSNGSLDFHLFKGKSHLTWPIRYKIAQGLASALLYLHEEWEQCVVHRDIKASNIMLDSNFNAKLGDFGLARLVDHEKGSQTTVLAGTMGYMAPECATTGKASKETDVYSFRIVALEIACGRKPIDRKAESDHQVNIVDWVWSLYGMGNLNEAADPKLSLEFNEMEMKHLLIVGLWCAHPDSNCRPSIRQAIHVLNFEAPLPTLPPNMPVPTYCSPSQHLSSASLSSSSASILYPR
- the LOC107779148 gene encoding uncharacterized protein LOC107779148 isoform X1, with protein sequence MSFLGFAFLIIDFLAWPVLALGYPLCASIRAIETGSEYHMRKLITYWTIFSFISLFEHVFEKLIEWVPLWPYIKLITICWLVIPQFNGACYFYQNLIHPSLLVKLDAVITQFYGSCYVYQRLLYSCLSVNLQIVTDWLNKPMEDPSLDYKSFLAMAERYLEENGSDDLVKLIASKSKDYSLNHYVEEIKTIDASDEAGMLIPNQIVCEGAGSFWKDIKTMEHMAKHEAAEPKHVKSVRENLIWIEKKTTGTQVNETAAPTNQVNQLKQEEVKHAAAVRSEHSTNEELKEKVHLSAADLNGREHLVKLQKTMSSTAVAEENECSAPEELIANKSKDHSLNHHGEGIKATDICDKAGILTPSQAKPDTIFPGPKLEVVTPTSKPSSSSSLKENVKVWSCAHCQISTTSEGDLNEHLQGKKHKKKEAAFRAEKDEKNYNIDPLQNKPKSIQFVESCNDLRIGQKSEECSLGPNDNDAPSLLIDDNADDLRKNVYNTTHEKQNSKEHENREFKFWCETCKVGTLSEKVMEDHKMGKKHARHLRQLEQAVLITNS
- the LOC107779148 gene encoding uncharacterized protein LOC107779148 isoform X3 codes for the protein MRKLITYWTIFSFISLFEHVFEKLIEWVPLWPYIKLITICWLVIPQFNGACYFYQNLIHPSLLVKLDAVITQFYGSCYVYQRLLYSCLSVNLQIVTDWLNKPMEDPSLDYKSFLAMAERYLEENGSDDLVKLIASKSKDYSLNHYVEEIKTIDASDEAGMLIPNQIVCEGAGSFWKDIKTMEHMAKHEAAEPKHVKSVRENLIWIEKKTTGTQVNETAAPTNQVNQLKQEEVKHAAAVRSEHSTNEELKEKVHLSAADLNGREHLVKLQKTMSSTAVAEENECSAPEELIANKSKDHSLNHHGEGIKATDICDKAGILTPSQAKPDTIFPGPKLEVVTPTSKPSSSSSLKENVKVWSCAHCQISTTSEGDLNEHLQGKKHKKKEAAFRAEKDEKNYNIDPLQNKPKSIQFVESCNDLRIGQKSEECSLGPNDNDAPSLLIDDNADDLRKNVYNTTHEKQNSKEHENREFKFWCETCKVGTLSEKVMEDHKMGKKHARHLRQLEQAVLITNS
- the LOC107779148 gene encoding uncharacterized protein LOC107779148 isoform X4 produces the protein MSFLGFAFLIIDFLAWPVLALGYPLCASIRAIETGSEYHMRKLITYWTIFSFISLFEHVFEKLIEWVPLWPYIKLITICWLVIPQFNGACYFYQNLIHPSLLVKLDAVITQFYGSCYVYQRLLYSCLSVNLQIVTDWLNKPMEDPSLDYKSFLAMAERYLEENGSDDLVKLIASKVKSVRENLIWIEKKTTGTQVNETAAPTNQVNQLKQEEVKHAAAVRSEHSTNEELKEKVHLSAADLNGREHLVKLQKTMSSTAVAEENECSAPEELIANKSKDHSLNHHGEGIKATDICDKAGILTPSQAKPDTIFPGPKLEVVTPTSKPSSSSSLKENVKVWSCAHCQISTTSEGDLNEHLQGKKHKKKEAAFRAEKDEKNYNIDPLQNKPKSIQFVESCNDLRIGQKSEECSLGPNDNDAPSLLIDDNADDLRKNVYNTTHEKQNSKEHENREFKFWCETCKVGTLSEKVMEDHKMGKKHARHLRQLEQAVLITNS